One Natrinema marinum genomic window carries:
- a CDS encoding glucose-6-phosphate isomerase has translation MNVDIGNALASVASPGVSRESLERLDAQVADAHERIERGMANGEHGYEALNLPERTDPDAIRETVEPVEDADALITIGIGGSSLGAATIVEALESDTETVFLDNVDPEWVTRHLERLPLENAAINVVSRSGTTAETLANFLVVREAFESAGVDWTERTIVTTGESGPLRELADRHDLPSLKVPDGVPGRFSALSAVGMVAAAVCGHDLEALLEGAAAEAETLSGSLFDCPAYAYGATTYALDQRGAGVNAMMPYAESLETSAEWFAQLWAESLGKDDLGQTPVRALGVTDQHSQLQLYRAGPRDKLVTFVTPRGGGDRDIPATDVEELAYLGDSSLGTLLEAEFEATEASLAAAGRPNVRVEIARVDEYELGGLLYGMEAACVLAGELYGVNTFEQPAVEWAKKATRGLLGGGEFEEAEAVAEKTELRVER, from the coding sequence TTCGGTCGCCTCGCCGGGTGTCTCGAGGGAGTCACTCGAGCGCTTGGACGCGCAGGTAGCCGACGCCCACGAGCGCATCGAGCGCGGCATGGCGAACGGAGAACACGGCTACGAGGCGTTGAACCTCCCCGAGCGCACCGATCCGGACGCGATCCGGGAAACGGTCGAGCCGGTCGAAGACGCCGACGCGCTCATTACGATCGGGATCGGCGGTAGTTCGCTCGGCGCGGCGACGATCGTCGAGGCGCTCGAGTCCGACACGGAGACCGTCTTTCTGGACAACGTCGACCCCGAGTGGGTCACGCGCCACCTCGAGCGTCTCCCCCTGGAAAACGCGGCGATCAACGTCGTCTCGCGGTCGGGGACGACGGCGGAGACGCTGGCGAACTTCCTCGTCGTCCGCGAGGCGTTCGAGTCGGCCGGCGTCGACTGGACCGAGCGGACGATCGTCACGACCGGCGAATCGGGTCCGCTGCGCGAACTGGCTGACCGCCACGACCTGCCCTCGCTCAAGGTGCCCGACGGAGTGCCGGGCCGCTTCTCGGCGCTGTCGGCGGTCGGCATGGTCGCCGCCGCGGTCTGCGGGCACGATCTCGAGGCGCTGCTCGAGGGCGCGGCCGCCGAAGCCGAGACCCTGTCGGGTTCGCTGTTCGACTGTCCGGCCTACGCCTACGGCGCGACGACCTACGCGTTAGACCAGCGGGGTGCGGGGGTCAACGCGATGATGCCCTACGCGGAGTCGCTCGAGACCTCGGCGGAGTGGTTCGCCCAGCTGTGGGCCGAGAGCCTCGGCAAGGACGACCTCGGCCAGACGCCGGTGCGGGCGCTGGGCGTCACCGATCAGCACTCGCAACTGCAGCTCTACCGGGCCGGCCCGCGGGACAAGCTCGTCACCTTCGTCACGCCGCGAGGCGGTGGCGATCGGGACATTCCGGCCACCGACGTCGAGGAACTGGCGTACCTCGGCGATTCGTCGCTGGGGACACTGCTCGAGGCCGAGTTCGAGGCGACGGAGGCCAGCCTCGCCGCCGCCGGGCGGCCGAACGTCCGCGTCGAGATAGCGCGCGTCGACGAGTACGAACTCGGCGGGCTGTTGTACGGGATGGAAGCCGCCTGCGTGCTCGCGGGCGAACTCTACGGCGTGAACACCTTCGAGCAGCCGGCCGTCGAGTGGGCGAAGAAGGCGACCCGTGGGCTGCTGGGCGGCGGCGAGTTCGAGGAGGCCGAGGCGGTCGCCGAGAAGACCGAGCTTCGGGTCGAACGCTAG